The following proteins are encoded in a genomic region of Natrarchaeobius halalkaliphilus:
- a CDS encoding DUF7563 family protein: MQEIMRWNPRTSGTDRCQKCGNHVTPEFRRGYGDRRDRAHRCPGWNTVRSLGHRGAVGNEVVSPFPRLFY; the protein is encoded by the coding sequence ATGCAAGAGATTATGCGTTGGAATCCCCGCACATCGGGAACAGATCGGTGTCAGAAATGTGGTAATCACGTCACTCCGGAGTTCCGTCGCGGCTACGGAGATCGGCGTGATCGCGCGCATCGATGTCCGGGCTGGAACACTGTTCGCAGTCTCGGTCACCGAGGTGCGGTCGGAAACGAGGTCGTCAGCCCTTTTCCTCGTCTATTCTACTGA
- a CDS encoding RNA-guided pseudouridylation complex pseudouridine synthase subunit Cbf5, with the protein MTLRGPPDERSPADLLSFGVVNLDKPPGPSSHQVSGWIRDAVSETLAESTADVTIDQAAHAGTLDPKVTGCLPVMLGDATRLAQVFLEGGKEYVTVLECHGPIPSDADRIVAEFDGPIYQKPPRKSAVSRRLRVRTIHDIDVLEREQRRLLLRVRCESGTYIRKLCHDLGLALGTGGHMGHLRRTATAPFDDTDLHTAFEFLDALSFWLEDDDPTSLYDIVDPAERILENVPNVVIAERAAREVANGAPVYAPGIRSVDDGIGTGDLLTCVTPDGAAVCLGTLVGDPEAQSGLVIDLERVLV; encoded by the coding sequence ATGACGCTCCGAGGTCCACCCGACGAACGCTCACCTGCTGACCTCCTCTCGTTCGGCGTCGTCAACCTGGATAAGCCGCCCGGTCCCTCTTCACACCAGGTTAGCGGCTGGATTCGCGATGCCGTCTCCGAGACGCTCGCAGAGAGCACCGCCGACGTGACGATCGATCAGGCAGCCCACGCTGGCACGCTCGATCCCAAGGTGACCGGCTGTCTACCGGTCATGCTCGGTGACGCGACCCGCCTCGCGCAAGTGTTTCTCGAGGGTGGAAAGGAGTACGTTACCGTCCTCGAATGTCACGGCCCAATCCCGTCCGACGCCGACCGGATCGTCGCTGAATTCGACGGACCGATCTATCAGAAACCGCCGCGAAAGAGCGCCGTTTCTCGGCGGCTTCGGGTTCGAACGATACACGACATCGACGTGCTCGAGCGCGAGCAACGACGGCTCTTACTCCGGGTTCGGTGTGAAAGCGGAACCTATATTCGGAAGCTCTGCCACGATCTGGGCCTCGCGCTCGGGACTGGCGGTCACATGGGCCATTTGCGTCGAACTGCGACGGCTCCCTTCGACGATACGGACCTCCACACCGCCTTCGAGTTCCTCGATGCGCTCTCGTTCTGGCTCGAGGATGACGATCCAACGTCCCTCTACGACATCGTCGATCCGGCGGAGCGAATCCTCGAGAACGTTCCGAACGTGGTCATCGCAGAACGAGCAGCCAGGGAGGTCGCGAACGGCGCACCCGTCTACGCACCCGGCATACGGAGCGTCGACGACGGAATCGGTACGGGAGATCTCCTCACCTGTGTCACTCCCGACGGTGCGGCCGTCTGCCTCGGAACGCTCGTCGGCGACCCCGAGGCACAGTCTGGCCTCGTCATCGATCTCGAGCGGGTGCTGGTTTGA
- the cmk gene encoding (d)CMP kinase, with product MLLTVSGPPGSGKSTTAQLVAETFDLAHVSGGDIFRELADERGYTPLEFNKLAEENEQIDRDLDRRLREIALEEDDLVLESRLAGWLAGDEADFRFWLDAPARVRGERIAEREAKDPERATEETKAREASEAQRYEQYYGIDIQDLTIYDLSVNTARWEPDAVLDMLVTAVDEYDTDGDEGKAPVLLDYEFE from the coding sequence ATGTTACTCACCGTCTCCGGTCCACCGGGAAGCGGGAAGAGCACGACCGCTCAGTTGGTCGCCGAGACGTTCGATCTTGCACACGTCAGCGGCGGTGATATCTTCCGCGAACTGGCTGACGAACGCGGCTATACACCCCTCGAGTTCAACAAACTCGCGGAGGAAAACGAGCAGATCGACCGCGACCTCGACCGCCGACTCCGAGAGATCGCTCTCGAGGAAGACGACCTCGTTCTCGAGTCCCGTCTGGCCGGATGGCTGGCTGGCGACGAAGCGGACTTTCGATTCTGGCTCGACGCGCCGGCTCGAGTCCGTGGTGAACGGATCGCAGAGCGCGAAGCGAAAGATCCCGAGCGCGCAACAGAAGAAACGAAAGCGCGCGAAGCGAGCGAAGCCCAGCGGTACGAGCAGTACTACGGGATCGACATTCAAGATCTCACCATCTACGATCTCTCGGTCAACACCGCACGCTGGGAACCAGACGCCGTTCTCGATATGCTCGTCACCGCCGTCGACGAGTACGATACCGACGGTGACGAAGGGAAAGCACCCGTTTTACTCGACTACGAGTTCGAATGA
- a CDS encoding DUF106 domain-containing protein, with translation MTRTAEKITALVREDSSMVDALEAIRETADENGGEVQWQDVSDDLTSGQWGRLIEKGVLVDGNEGFEIADRDAYDGALDGDGDGESVVEEVDIDDEQSKWSQWDKLAAVGSVLLMIGYWLESVRDTVGGTLDLALAPLDATLPFYAVILSVAMLTGLYSTLLQANLMNPEVMGKYQQRMKSMQEKQKDVRNRKKEAEERDASEAEIERLENELEAVREEQMEAMADNIGMFKEQFRPMVWIMLFTIPLFLWMYWKIIDGHVSQAEMTMIMPIAGEVSLNQGLIGPMWAWIVWYFLCSMGFTQLLRKALNIDMTPT, from the coding sequence ATGACACGGACAGCCGAGAAGATCACTGCCCTCGTTCGTGAGGATTCCTCGATGGTCGACGCCCTCGAGGCAATCCGCGAAACCGCCGACGAAAACGGTGGCGAAGTCCAGTGGCAGGACGTAAGCGATGACCTGACGAGTGGGCAGTGGGGGCGCTTGATCGAAAAGGGGGTTCTGGTCGACGGGAACGAAGGATTCGAGATAGCCGACCGGGACGCCTACGACGGGGCTCTCGACGGCGACGGTGATGGGGAGTCGGTCGTCGAGGAGGTCGATATCGACGACGAACAGTCGAAGTGGTCTCAGTGGGACAAACTGGCCGCCGTCGGGTCCGTTCTCCTGATGATCGGCTACTGGCTTGAATCCGTCAGAGACACCGTTGGGGGGACGCTCGATCTCGCGCTTGCTCCCCTGGATGCGACGCTTCCGTTCTACGCCGTTATCCTCTCCGTTGCGATGTTGACCGGACTGTACTCGACGTTGTTGCAGGCGAACCTGATGAACCCCGAGGTCATGGGGAAGTACCAACAGCGTATGAAGTCGATGCAGGAAAAACAAAAGGACGTCAGAAATCGCAAGAAAGAAGCCGAAGAGCGCGACGCGAGCGAGGCCGAAATCGAACGACTCGAGAACGAGTTAGAAGCAGTCCGTGAAGAGCAGATGGAGGCGATGGCGGACAACATCGGGATGTTCAAAGAGCAGTTCCGTCCCATGGTCTGGATCATGTTGTTCACGATCCCGCTGTTTCTCTGGATGTACTGGAAGATTATCGACGGCCACGTCAGCCAGGCCGAAATGACGATGATCATGCCCATTGCGGGCGAGGTTTCGTTGAACCAGGGGCTTATCGGCCCGATGTGGGCATGGATCGTCTGGTATTTCCTCTGTTCGATGGGCTTTACACAGCTCCTGCGAAAAGCGCTCAACATCGATATGACCCCCACGTGA